A region of Hippoglossus stenolepis isolate QCI-W04-F060 chromosome 7, HSTE1.2, whole genome shotgun sequence DNA encodes the following proteins:
- the LOC118111929 gene encoding MRN complex-interacting protein isoform X2: MVQEFHVVRCFTCEKFQVQQVRGSLSALLRVCQVRGSLSALLRVCQVRGSLSALLRVCQVRGSLSALLRVCQVKKATRWSCKVCGEKQSLLKEFGRGSGADCRRHVQKLNAMIGAVVEEQEESPWEPEEEKNDQVTVTQTQVSRWSKYMETPEEAELEEEQQLHGNNMTDRKRRDSPEQFCRNPEKPSARTSSPPESSRARSRSPNENKGSCGHFSRWTCFLGCDSQVQESRDPVVNGGCQQVGGDTSLSCGDIITSSRPLLPVSSLFETEDDFSFDEF, encoded by the exons ATGGTTCAGGAGTTTCATGTCGTTCGATGTTTCACTTGTGAAAAGTTCCAGGTTcaacag GTGAGAGGGTCACTCTCTGCCCTGCTCCGTGTCTGTCAGGTGAGAGGGTCACTCTCTGCCCTGCTCCGTGTCTGTCAGGTGAGAGGGTCACTCTCTGCCCTGCTCCGTGTCTGTCAGGTGAGAGGGTCACTCTCTGCCCTGCTCCGTGTCTGTCAG GTGAAGAAGGCGACCAGGTGGAGCTGTAAAGTTTGTGGAGAGAAACAGTCCCTGCTCAAG GAGTTTGGGCGGGGCTCCGGGGCGGACTGCAGACGTCATGTTCAGAAACTGAACGCCATGATAGGAGCCgtggtggaggagcaggaggagtcaccatg ggaacctgaggaggagaaaaacgaCCAG gtgacagtgacacagactcagGTGAGTCGCTGGAGCAAATACATGGAAACACCTGAGGAAGCGGAGCTAGAGGAGGAACAGCAGCTGCATGGCAACAACATGACTGACAG gaagagaagagattCACCCGAGCAG ttctgcaggaACCCTGAGAAACCATCAGCCAGAACCAGCAGTCCCCCCGAGTCCAGTCGGGCCCGTTCCAGGTCACCAAATGAGAACAAAGGGAGCTGCGGCCATTTTTCGAGGTGGACTTGTTTCCTCGGGTGTGACTCTCAGGTGCAGGAGTCACGTGACCCAGTTGTCAATGGGGGGTGTCAACAAGTGGGTGGGGACACATCTCTGTCCTgtggtgacatcatcaccagCTCCCGCccactacttcctgtttcctccctgTTTGAGACTGAAGACGATTTCAGCTTTGACGagttttaa
- the LOC118111929 gene encoding MRN complex-interacting protein isoform X7: MVQEFHVVRCFTCEKFQVQQVRGSLSALLRVCQVRGSLSALLRVCQVRGSLSALLRVCQVRGSLSALLRVCQVKKATRWSCKVCGEKQSLLKEFGRGSGADCRRHVQKLNAMIGAVVEEQEESPWEPEEEKNDQVTVTQTQVSRWSKYMETPEEAELEEEQQLHGNNMTDRKRRDSPEQVR, from the exons ATGGTTCAGGAGTTTCATGTCGTTCGATGTTTCACTTGTGAAAAGTTCCAGGTTcaacag GTGAGAGGGTCACTCTCTGCCCTGCTCCGTGTCTGTCAGGTGAGAGGGTCACTCTCTGCCCTGCTCCGTGTCTGTCAGGTGAGAGGGTCACTCTCTGCCCTGCTCCGTGTCTGTCAGGTGAGAGGGTCACTCTCTGCCCTGCTCCGTGTCTGTCAG GTGAAGAAGGCGACCAGGTGGAGCTGTAAAGTTTGTGGAGAGAAACAGTCCCTGCTCAAG GAGTTTGGGCGGGGCTCCGGGGCGGACTGCAGACGTCATGTTCAGAAACTGAACGCCATGATAGGAGCCgtggtggaggagcaggaggagtcaccatg ggaacctgaggaggagaaaaacgaCCAG gtgacagtgacacagactcagGTGAGTCGCTGGAGCAAATACATGGAAACACCTGAGGAAGCGGAGCTAGAGGAGGAACAGCAGCTGCATGGCAACAACATGACTGACAG gaagagaagagattCACCCGAGCAGGTACGATGA
- the LOC118111929 gene encoding MRN complex-interacting protein isoform X3 produces MVQEFHVVRCFTCEKFQVQQVRGSLSALLRVCQVRGSLSALLRVCQVRGSLSALLRVCQVRGSLSALLRVCQVKKATRWSCKVCGEKQSLLKEFGRGSGADCRRHVQKLNAMIGAVVEEQEESPWEPEEEKNDQVTVTQTQVSRWSKYMETPEEAELEEEQQLHGNNMTDREEIHPSSSAGTLRNHQPEPAVPPSPVGPVPGHQMRTKGAAAIFRGGLVSSGVTLRCRSHVTQLSMGGVNKWVGTHLCPVVTSSPAPAHYFLFPPCLRLKTISALTSFN; encoded by the exons ATGGTTCAGGAGTTTCATGTCGTTCGATGTTTCACTTGTGAAAAGTTCCAGGTTcaacag GTGAGAGGGTCACTCTCTGCCCTGCTCCGTGTCTGTCAGGTGAGAGGGTCACTCTCTGCCCTGCTCCGTGTCTGTCAGGTGAGAGGGTCACTCTCTGCCCTGCTCCGTGTCTGTCAGGTGAGAGGGTCACTCTCTGCCCTGCTCCGTGTCTGTCAG GTGAAGAAGGCGACCAGGTGGAGCTGTAAAGTTTGTGGAGAGAAACAGTCCCTGCTCAAG GAGTTTGGGCGGGGCTCCGGGGCGGACTGCAGACGTCATGTTCAGAAACTGAACGCCATGATAGGAGCCgtggtggaggagcaggaggagtcaccatg ggaacctgaggaggagaaaaacgaCCAG gtgacagtgacacagactcagGTGAGTCGCTGGAGCAAATACATGGAAACACCTGAGGAAGCGGAGCTAGAGGAGGAACAGCAGCTGCATGGCAACAACATGACTGACAG agaagagattCACCCGAGCAG ttctgcaggaACCCTGAGAAACCATCAGCCAGAACCAGCAGTCCCCCCGAGTCCAGTCGGGCCCGTTCCAGGTCACCAAATGAGAACAAAGGGAGCTGCGGCCATTTTTCGAGGTGGACTTGTTTCCTCGGGTGTGACTCTCAGGTGCAGGAGTCACGTGACCCAGTTGTCAATGGGGGGTGTCAACAAGTGGGTGGGGACACATCTCTGTCCTgtggtgacatcatcaccagCTCCCGCccactacttcctgtttcctccctgTTTGAGACTGAAGACGATTTCAGCTTTGACGagttttaattag
- the LOC118111929 gene encoding MRN complex-interacting protein isoform X4, producing MVQEFHVVRCFTCEKFQVQQVRGSLSALLRVCQVRGSLSALLRVCQVRGSLSALLRVCQVRGSLSALLRVCQVKKATRWSCKVCGEKQSLLKVTVTQTQVSRWSKYMETPEEAELEEEQQLHGNNMTDREEIHPSRYDDDITNSSAGTLRNHQPEPAVPPSPVGPVPGHQMRTKGAAAIFRGGLVSSGVTLRCRSHVTQLSMGGVNKWVGTHLCPVVTSSPAPAHYFLFPPCLRLKTISALTSFN from the exons ATGGTTCAGGAGTTTCATGTCGTTCGATGTTTCACTTGTGAAAAGTTCCAGGTTcaacag GTGAGAGGGTCACTCTCTGCCCTGCTCCGTGTCTGTCAGGTGAGAGGGTCACTCTCTGCCCTGCTCCGTGTCTGTCAGGTGAGAGGGTCACTCTCTGCCCTGCTCCGTGTCTGTCAGGTGAGAGGGTCACTCTCTGCCCTGCTCCGTGTCTGTCAG GTGAAGAAGGCGACCAGGTGGAGCTGTAAAGTTTGTGGAGAGAAACAGTCCCTGCTCAAG gtgacagtgacacagactcagGTGAGTCGCTGGAGCAAATACATGGAAACACCTGAGGAAGCGGAGCTAGAGGAGGAACAGCAGCTGCATGGCAACAACATGACTGACAG agaagagattCACCCGAGCAGGTACGATGATGACATCACCAACAG ttctgcaggaACCCTGAGAAACCATCAGCCAGAACCAGCAGTCCCCCCGAGTCCAGTCGGGCCCGTTCCAGGTCACCAAATGAGAACAAAGGGAGCTGCGGCCATTTTTCGAGGTGGACTTGTTTCCTCGGGTGTGACTCTCAGGTGCAGGAGTCACGTGACCCAGTTGTCAATGGGGGGTGTCAACAAGTGGGTGGGGACACATCTCTGTCCTgtggtgacatcatcaccagCTCCCGCccactacttcctgtttcctccctgTTTGAGACTGAAGACGATTTCAGCTTTGACGagttttaattag
- the LOC118111929 gene encoding MRN complex-interacting protein isoform X1: MVQEFHVVRCFTCEKFQVQQVRGSLSALLRVCQVRGSLSALLRVCQVRGSLSALLRVCQVRGSLSALLRVCQVKKATRWSCKVCGEKQSLLKEFGRGSGADCRRHVQKLNAMIGAVVEEQEESPWEPEEEKNDQVTVTQTQVSRWSKYMETPEEAELEEEQQLHGNNMTDREEIHPSRYDDDITNSSAGTLRNHQPEPAVPPSPVGPVPGHQMRTKGAAAIFRGGLVSSGVTLRCRSHVTQLSMGGVNKWVGTHLCPVVTSSPAPAHYFLFPPCLRLKTISALTSFN, from the exons ATGGTTCAGGAGTTTCATGTCGTTCGATGTTTCACTTGTGAAAAGTTCCAGGTTcaacag GTGAGAGGGTCACTCTCTGCCCTGCTCCGTGTCTGTCAGGTGAGAGGGTCACTCTCTGCCCTGCTCCGTGTCTGTCAGGTGAGAGGGTCACTCTCTGCCCTGCTCCGTGTCTGTCAGGTGAGAGGGTCACTCTCTGCCCTGCTCCGTGTCTGTCAG GTGAAGAAGGCGACCAGGTGGAGCTGTAAAGTTTGTGGAGAGAAACAGTCCCTGCTCAAG GAGTTTGGGCGGGGCTCCGGGGCGGACTGCAGACGTCATGTTCAGAAACTGAACGCCATGATAGGAGCCgtggtggaggagcaggaggagtcaccatg ggaacctgaggaggagaaaaacgaCCAG gtgacagtgacacagactcagGTGAGTCGCTGGAGCAAATACATGGAAACACCTGAGGAAGCGGAGCTAGAGGAGGAACAGCAGCTGCATGGCAACAACATGACTGACAG agaagagattCACCCGAGCAGGTACGATGATGACATCACCAACAG ttctgcaggaACCCTGAGAAACCATCAGCCAGAACCAGCAGTCCCCCCGAGTCCAGTCGGGCCCGTTCCAGGTCACCAAATGAGAACAAAGGGAGCTGCGGCCATTTTTCGAGGTGGACTTGTTTCCTCGGGTGTGACTCTCAGGTGCAGGAGTCACGTGACCCAGTTGTCAATGGGGGGTGTCAACAAGTGGGTGGGGACACATCTCTGTCCTgtggtgacatcatcaccagCTCCCGCccactacttcctgtttcctccctgTTTGAGACTGAAGACGATTTCAGCTTTGACGagttttaattag
- the LOC118111929 gene encoding MRN complex-interacting protein isoform X5 has translation MVQEFHVVRCFTCEKFQVQQVRGSLSALLRVCQVRGSLSALLRVCQVRGSLSALLRVCQVRGSLSALLRVCQVKKATRWSCKVCGEKQSLLKVTVTQTQVSRWSKYMETPEEAELEEEQQLHGNNMTDRKRRDSPEQFCRNPEKPSARTSSPPESSRARSRSPNENKGSCGHFSRWTCFLGCDSQVQESRDPVVNGGCQQVGGDTSLSCGDIITSSRPLLPVSSLFETEDDFSFDEF, from the exons ATGGTTCAGGAGTTTCATGTCGTTCGATGTTTCACTTGTGAAAAGTTCCAGGTTcaacag GTGAGAGGGTCACTCTCTGCCCTGCTCCGTGTCTGTCAGGTGAGAGGGTCACTCTCTGCCCTGCTCCGTGTCTGTCAGGTGAGAGGGTCACTCTCTGCCCTGCTCCGTGTCTGTCAGGTGAGAGGGTCACTCTCTGCCCTGCTCCGTGTCTGTCAG GTGAAGAAGGCGACCAGGTGGAGCTGTAAAGTTTGTGGAGAGAAACAGTCCCTGCTCAAG gtgacagtgacacagactcagGTGAGTCGCTGGAGCAAATACATGGAAACACCTGAGGAAGCGGAGCTAGAGGAGGAACAGCAGCTGCATGGCAACAACATGACTGACAG gaagagaagagattCACCCGAGCAG ttctgcaggaACCCTGAGAAACCATCAGCCAGAACCAGCAGTCCCCCCGAGTCCAGTCGGGCCCGTTCCAGGTCACCAAATGAGAACAAAGGGAGCTGCGGCCATTTTTCGAGGTGGACTTGTTTCCTCGGGTGTGACTCTCAGGTGCAGGAGTCACGTGACCCAGTTGTCAATGGGGGGTGTCAACAAGTGGGTGGGGACACATCTCTGTCCTgtggtgacatcatcaccagCTCCCGCccactacttcctgtttcctccctgTTTGAGACTGAAGACGATTTCAGCTTTGACGagttttaa
- the LOC118111929 gene encoding MRN complex-interacting protein isoform X6, with amino-acid sequence MVQEFHVVRCFTCEKFQVQQVKKATRWSCKVCGEKQSLLKEFGRGSGADCRRHVQKLNAMIGAVVEEQEESPWEPEEEKNDQVTVTQTQVSRWSKYMETPEEAELEEEQQLHGNNMTDREEIHPSRYDDDITNSSAGTLRNHQPEPAVPPSPVGPVPGHQMRTKGAAAIFRGGLVSSGVTLRCRSHVTQLSMGGVNKWVGTHLCPVVTSSPAPAHYFLFPPCLRLKTISALTSFN; translated from the exons ATGGTTCAGGAGTTTCATGTCGTTCGATGTTTCACTTGTGAAAAGTTCCAGGTTcaacag GTGAAGAAGGCGACCAGGTGGAGCTGTAAAGTTTGTGGAGAGAAACAGTCCCTGCTCAAG GAGTTTGGGCGGGGCTCCGGGGCGGACTGCAGACGTCATGTTCAGAAACTGAACGCCATGATAGGAGCCgtggtggaggagcaggaggagtcaccatg ggaacctgaggaggagaaaaacgaCCAG gtgacagtgacacagactcagGTGAGTCGCTGGAGCAAATACATGGAAACACCTGAGGAAGCGGAGCTAGAGGAGGAACAGCAGCTGCATGGCAACAACATGACTGACAG agaagagattCACCCGAGCAGGTACGATGATGACATCACCAACAG ttctgcaggaACCCTGAGAAACCATCAGCCAGAACCAGCAGTCCCCCCGAGTCCAGTCGGGCCCGTTCCAGGTCACCAAATGAGAACAAAGGGAGCTGCGGCCATTTTTCGAGGTGGACTTGTTTCCTCGGGTGTGACTCTCAGGTGCAGGAGTCACGTGACCCAGTTGTCAATGGGGGGTGTCAACAAGTGGGTGGGGACACATCTCTGTCCTgtggtgacatcatcaccagCTCCCGCccactacttcctgtttcctccctgTTTGAGACTGAAGACGATTTCAGCTTTGACGagttttaattag
- the sqstm1 gene encoding sequestosome-1 isoform X1, with protein sequence MSVVTVKIYLLGKDEAVKEIRRFTMNQDVSFEQLNQKTASVFTNLKNFNMFYRDEDGDLVAFSSDDELTMGLSCMKDNTFRLFIKEKKEHRRDFPLHAFPPFTFAPPPSHHAPPLHLAPPPALHPNVTCDGCEGPVVGTRFKCSVCPNYDLCSTCQAKGTHTEHALLPIWHPLQQWFPRGMFNKLHNMKRIRCMWNQTQIQNQGQTHNQGQNQDQTHNQDQTHNQDQTQDQTQDQTQEQASDCASQASVDFLKNIGEGVAAMLSPLGIDVDIDVEHEGQRSKVNTCQSSGGWGDVEMDGVGSEGSKIGRESDEEWTHLSPREVDPSTGELQSLQPGEQDQDPFSGGKQGPTGLREAALYPHLPEEADPRLIESLSLMLTMGFNDEGGWLTRLLQAKNFDIGAALDAIQYAKKPRPPQP encoded by the exons ATGTCGGTGGTCACGGTGAAGATTTACCTGCTCGGTAAAGACGAGGCGGTGAAAGAAATCCGCAGGTTCACGATGAATCAGGACGTTTCCTTCGAGCAACTGAACCAGAAAACTGCGTCAGTTTTCACCAACCTGAAGAACTTCAATATGTTCTACAGAG ATGAAGATGGAGACCTGGTGGCGTTTTCCTCTGATGATGAACTGACGATGGGTTTGTCGTGTATGAAGGACAACACCTTCCGCCTCTTCATCAAAG agAAAAAGGAGCACCGTCGAGACTTTCCTCTCCACGCCTTCCCCCCCTTCACCTTTGCCCCCCCTCCTTCCCACCATGCCCCTCCCCTTCACCTGGCCCCGCCCCCCGCCCTGCACCCTAATGTCACCTGTGACGGCTGTGAAGGTCCCGTGGTGGGAACTCGTTTCAAGTGTTCGGTTTGTCCAAACTACGACCTTTGTTCCACCTGCCAGGCCAAAGGGACTCACACCGAGCACGCTCTGCTGCCCATCTGGCACCCGCTGCAG cagTGGTTTCCTCGGGGGATGTTTAATAAACTTCATAACATGAAGAGGATTAGATGCATGTGGAACCAGACCCAGATCCAGAACCAGGGTCAGACCCATAACCAGGGTCAGAACCAGGACCAGACCCATAACCAGGACCAGACCCATAACCAGGACCAGACCCAGGACCAGACCCAGGACCAGACCCAGGAACAGGCTTCTGACTGTG cttctcaggCCAGCGTGGACTTCCTGAAGAACATTGGGGAAGGAGTGGCGGCCATGTTGAGCCCGCTGG GTATTGACGTGGACATCGACGTGGAGCACGAGGGTCAGAGGTCGAAGGTGAACACTTGTCAGAGTTCAGGTGGGTGGGGTGACGTGGAGATGGACGGAGTCGGCAgtgaggggtcaaag ATTGGCAGAGAATCTGATGAGGAGTGGACTCACCTCAGCCCCAGAGAGGTTGACCCCTCCACTGGAGAACTTCAGTCCCTGCAGCCTGGGGAACAGGACCAGGACCCCTTTTCAGGAGGAAAGCAGGGGCCAACAGGTTTGAGGGAGGCAGCTCTATATCCTCACCTGCCTGAAG AGGCGGACCCCCGTCTGATCGAGTCTCTGTCCCTCATGTTGACCATGGGCTTCAATGATGAGGGGGGGTGGTTGACTCGACTCCTTCAGGCCAAAAACTTCGACATTGGAGCCGCGCTCGACGCCATCCAGTATGCCAAGAAGCCCCGCCCACCTCAGCCGTGA
- the sqstm1 gene encoding sequestosome-1 isoform X2, with protein sequence MSVVTVKIYLLGKDEAVKEIRRFTMNQDVSFEQLNQKTASVFTNLKNFNMFYRDEDGDLVAFSSDDELTMGLSCMKDNTFRLFIKEKKEHRRDFPLHAFPPFTFAPPPSHHAPPLHLAPPPALHPNVTCDGCEGPVVGTRFKCSVCPNYDLCSTCQAKGTHTEHALLPIWHPLQWFPRGMFNKLHNMKRIRCMWNQTQIQNQGQTHNQGQNQDQTHNQDQTHNQDQTQDQTQDQTQEQASDCASQASVDFLKNIGEGVAAMLSPLGIDVDIDVEHEGQRSKVNTCQSSGGWGDVEMDGVGSEGSKIGRESDEEWTHLSPREVDPSTGELQSLQPGEQDQDPFSGGKQGPTGLREAALYPHLPEEADPRLIESLSLMLTMGFNDEGGWLTRLLQAKNFDIGAALDAIQYAKKPRPPQP encoded by the exons ATGTCGGTGGTCACGGTGAAGATTTACCTGCTCGGTAAAGACGAGGCGGTGAAAGAAATCCGCAGGTTCACGATGAATCAGGACGTTTCCTTCGAGCAACTGAACCAGAAAACTGCGTCAGTTTTCACCAACCTGAAGAACTTCAATATGTTCTACAGAG ATGAAGATGGAGACCTGGTGGCGTTTTCCTCTGATGATGAACTGACGATGGGTTTGTCGTGTATGAAGGACAACACCTTCCGCCTCTTCATCAAAG agAAAAAGGAGCACCGTCGAGACTTTCCTCTCCACGCCTTCCCCCCCTTCACCTTTGCCCCCCCTCCTTCCCACCATGCCCCTCCCCTTCACCTGGCCCCGCCCCCCGCCCTGCACCCTAATGTCACCTGTGACGGCTGTGAAGGTCCCGTGGTGGGAACTCGTTTCAAGTGTTCGGTTTGTCCAAACTACGACCTTTGTTCCACCTGCCAGGCCAAAGGGACTCACACCGAGCACGCTCTGCTGCCCATCTGGCACCCGCTGCAG TGGTTTCCTCGGGGGATGTTTAATAAACTTCATAACATGAAGAGGATTAGATGCATGTGGAACCAGACCCAGATCCAGAACCAGGGTCAGACCCATAACCAGGGTCAGAACCAGGACCAGACCCATAACCAGGACCAGACCCATAACCAGGACCAGACCCAGGACCAGACCCAGGACCAGACCCAGGAACAGGCTTCTGACTGTG cttctcaggCCAGCGTGGACTTCCTGAAGAACATTGGGGAAGGAGTGGCGGCCATGTTGAGCCCGCTGG GTATTGACGTGGACATCGACGTGGAGCACGAGGGTCAGAGGTCGAAGGTGAACACTTGTCAGAGTTCAGGTGGGTGGGGTGACGTGGAGATGGACGGAGTCGGCAgtgaggggtcaaag ATTGGCAGAGAATCTGATGAGGAGTGGACTCACCTCAGCCCCAGAGAGGTTGACCCCTCCACTGGAGAACTTCAGTCCCTGCAGCCTGGGGAACAGGACCAGGACCCCTTTTCAGGAGGAAAGCAGGGGCCAACAGGTTTGAGGGAGGCAGCTCTATATCCTCACCTGCCTGAAG AGGCGGACCCCCGTCTGATCGAGTCTCTGTCCCTCATGTTGACCATGGGCTTCAATGATGAGGGGGGGTGGTTGACTCGACTCCTTCAGGCCAAAAACTTCGACATTGGAGCCGCGCTCGACGCCATCCAGTATGCCAAGAAGCCCCGCCCACCTCAGCCGTGA